A window of Microcoleus sp. bin38.metabat.b11b12b14.051 genomic DNA:
GGTGTCACCGCAGATGTCCGAGATGCTGAAGAATTGCAGGCGGCTTTTAACAGAGCAGTTAAGGCAATTCCTGAAACAGAATCGGTGCGAGTTATTGTGGAAAATAGCATCAAAGGAGCGGATTTTAGGCTGCTGTGCGTAGACGGCAAATTTGTTTCTGCAACTGAACGCCGGCCGGCTTGGGTAACAGGAGACGGCGAATTAACAATTCGCGAATTGATCCGTCGCGAAAACCGCAAACCCGAACGCTTGGACACGCCAACTTCGGCGATGAGCAAAATTCAGTCCGACGAAGCGATGGAAATGTATCTGGAAGAACAAGGGCTGTCATTGGATAGTGTCTTGGAGGGCGATCGCACTGTGTCTCTGCGGAAAGTCGCCAATCTTTCCGCAGGTGGTGTCAGCATCGATGCTACCCGCACTATTCACCCGGATAACGTTGTTTTAGCTCAAGATATCGCCCTGCATTTTCGGTTAACTTGTTTGGGGATTGATGTAGTCACAGAAACTCTCGCCAAATCTTGGAAAACCGGGAATTTTGGGATTATCGAAATTAATGCCGCGCCGGGAATTTTTATGCACCTCAATCCTGCTGTTGGAGAAGGGGTTGATGTGCCTTCGCATATTATCGAAACTTTCTTTGAATCTGGAAAATCAGCCAGAATTCCGATAATTACGTTCAACAGAATTTCGGTACACGAACTGCAAGAAACCATCGATCGCATTTTGTTGCAGCATCCCGATTGGACAATCGGCGCTGTTTGTCGCGGTGGACTTTTTGTCAACCGTTCGGAAAAGGTGTTGAATAAAAATTATAATCTTAACGTGCAAACTTTGCTGCGGAATCCCAAGCTAGATTTGTTGATTGCTGAATATCCAGAAGATGTTTTGGAAGCTGAGGGAATGTTTTATCGGGGCAGCAATATGGTGGTGCTGGACAATCCGGCGGAAACTGAGATGATTTTGCTCAAAGAAAGCACTGATGAGGATACTGTTGTGGTGCGGGAAGGCAGTAGTATTTCTATTCGCCGCCAAGGCTTGATCGAACAGTACACTCTGGAGGATGGGGAACCGTTTACTCGGGTTTATTTGAAGGAAATCGGTACTGTTTTGTAGGTGCTAATTGCTACTTAAGTCGCGGAGACACGGCGCAAAGAAAAGTGAACACATAGGTAGAAGTTTTAATTTGTAAGCCTTGTGCCGTGAAGGAGATAATTACTTAAGAGTGTGAATTACTACCAAGTAAGGTGCGCGACGTGCGAGTGGCTTAGTTAATCCAGTCGCACGTCGCGCACCTTATAGTTAGCAAACCAATATTTTTGTATAAACCGACTTTATGAAGATAAATTCATATTTGGGCCTGTAGCTTACCTAACTAAGCGGGGCCGAAGCGCACCTTGTCGTTAGCAAACCAATATTTTTGTAGCAACCGACTTTATGAAGATAAATTCATATTTGTGCGATCGCAAGTTTTGATACAATCTGGTTTCTGCGCCGTCAATCGTGTTATCAAGGAAATTCAGAAGTATTCAAACGAATCGCGCTCCGCTGTCAGGCTGTGGAAATATGAATGTTGCGAACAATTGGTTTAAGTATGTGACAAAAAATTTACAGTCATACCGCCGCTACATTCCAGCAGCGCTGACTCTTTGTACGGGTGTGGGTTTGTCATTGGCAGCGGCGGCTGTTGTCTGGAATTGGGAAAATCAGCGGATGGAAGCTGAATTTCATCAGCAAGCCGATCGCCTGAATGCGACATTACAGCAAAGCATCAACAAAAATTTAGATTTTCTGTACTCAATTCAAGCATTCTACAGTGCATCTAGTGAAGTTACCAGGCAAGATTTTAGAGAATTCGTTCAACCTGCACTTGCCCGAAATTCTGCCATTTTTTCTGTAAACTGGGTGCTGCGCGTGCCGGCTGCGGATAAAGGAGCTTACGAAGAGGCAATTCGAGCCGAAGGTTTTCGGGCGTTTCAAATTTATGAACGAGATGCTGACAAAAAGCCTGTACCAGTAAAAGCGCGATCGCAGTATTTTCCTGTCACCTACAGAGAAGCCATAGAAGTAGATACCAGAGCACTCGGTTTCGATCTGGCTTCCAATCCCGAACGCAAAGCAGCTTTAGAGAGGTCGGTGGATACTGGAAAAATAGCTGCTTCCGGGAAGATAAAATTAATCAAGAACGATAAACCCGGAGTGCAAATATTTCTACCAGCACATGGCCAGACAAGTTCTCCAGATAACTATGCCTACAGCAGCGAAAACCTCAGGGGAGTTATTTCGGGTGTATTTCAGATTACCAATATGGTGAATTTTTATTTAGAATCGCTGAATTTAGAAAACATAAATTTTTACCTCTACGACAACTCCGCTACAGCAAAAGAACGCTTTCTGATGCGTTACGACTCCCAAGCGAAGGAGTTGATAGACGATCCAAAACTAGAAAAGCCAGAGTTAATTAATCTGCGGGAAAAAATCTGTGCAAATCCTAGTATTTGCAGTCGCACATTTAACGTAGCAGACCGCCAGTGGATGCTGCTAATTTTGCCGGGGAACGGGTACAACAACCCGATCGCGCATCAGGGTTCGCTGGCCATTGGCGCGATCGGGCTGTTGATTACTGGCAGCTTGACGGCTTACCTGTTGATGTCTCTAGGACGTACAGCTAAGATAGAACAGCAAGTGCGCGATCGGACAATTCAACTAAAAGAGCGCACCGCTGAATTAGAAACGGCACTGAAAAACTTGCAGTCAGCTCAAC
This region includes:
- a CDS encoding CHASE domain-containing protein is translated as MNVANNWFKYVTKNLQSYRRYIPAALTLCTGVGLSLAAAAVVWNWENQRMEAEFHQQADRLNATLQQSINKNLDFLYSIQAFYSASSEVTRQDFREFVQPALARNSAIFSVNWVLRVPAADKGAYEEAIRAEGFRAFQIYERDADKKPVPVKARSQYFPVTYREAIEVDTRALGFDLASNPERKAALERSVDTGKIAASGKIKLIKNDKPGVQIFLPAHGQTSSPDNYAYSSENLRGVISGVFQITNMVNFYLESLNLENINFYLYDNSATAKERFLMRYDSQAKELIDDPKLEKPELINLREKICANPSICSRTFNVADRQWMLLILPGNGYNNPIAHQGSLAIGAIGLLITGSLTAYLLMSLGRTAKIEQQVRDRTIQLKERTAELETALKNLQSAQLKLIQTEKMSSLGQLVAGVAHEINNPVCFISGNLSHAGEYTQNLLELVEIYQQQYPIPAPQVQAKLKDIDLEFISEDLPKILKSMNVGADRIRQIVLSLRSFSRLDEAEMKSVNLHEGIDSTLMILENRLKANGDFPGITITKEYGNLPLVECWAGQLNQVFMNILSNAIDVLYDQTKNKHSTMKSSSDSGFLPTIVIRTELLSYNCACVRIADNGAGMTENVKQRLFEPFFTTKPVGKGTGLGLSISYQIVEKHQGSLRCVSAPGEGTEFWIEVPVRQQPDQSVAKVSSAVSVNQF
- a CDS encoding acetate--CoA ligase family protein — protein: MLQQKSTDTARVNARKTDVFDIFNFKHYMGPNPYLETAALVFDFAVTDAIAPQPIAHYQEIIGNCYPQLLQETFTNHAQLFGRTASEVAKLDMGLHFQHWNVKPFSHFSRISIEAIHARSARAVVYAVWDWFEAINQNQDFPLAAQIGALQNMFRQSVYGGPTVYSLMRSASQKGIPAFYLWDEGLMQYGYGKKLVRGSATTFDSDSHLDSDFTTRKDDCKAFLATLGFPVPKGDIVSTENGTLAVAREIGYPVAIKPVVGHKGIGVTADVRDAEELQAAFNRAVKAIPETESVRVIVENSIKGADFRLLCVDGKFVSATERRPAWVTGDGELTIRELIRRENRKPERLDTPTSAMSKIQSDEAMEMYLEEQGLSLDSVLEGDRTVSLRKVANLSAGGVSIDATRTIHPDNVVLAQDIALHFRLTCLGIDVVTETLAKSWKTGNFGIIEINAAPGIFMHLNPAVGEGVDVPSHIIETFFESGKSARIPIITFNRISVHELQETIDRILLQHPDWTIGAVCRGGLFVNRSEKVLNKNYNLNVQTLLRNPKLDLLIAEYPEDVLEAEGMFYRGSNMVVLDNPAETEMILLKESTDEDTVVVREGSSISIRRQGLIEQYTLEDGEPFTRVYLKEIGTVL